TCTCCTGCAAGCAAATATACCTCATTCGCACGGAACAAATGCTTGCGGAAAAATAGCCAAAACAATGTAGCCCAAGGTATTACTGTATGAAAAAACCGCAACATCGTCCGATAACTACCACCAATGCCTGCCCAACGGGAAATTCCCAACATCGTGACTCGTCCGCTCATCGCTAACATAGCCAGGATTATCTGGTTCAATTGCCGCATCGTCGTAGCGTTTATCTGCGGTAGCAAGCATTGTAGCAGTGATAAGATATCGGACATGGGCTGATTGTAGTTTTTGAGTTGTCGTTGTGAGAGACAATAACTCTACTACATCGGCCCTCTCTCCTCATCCTCTTATTTTGGCTAAGGTATTGAGATAATAAATGGCATTACTTGGGTGGCAGCTATTCACGAGGTAGTGGTAGTATCTCTGCTAGGTTTGTTTTTGATAAAAGCTTCGCTTCCGATCCTAGTTGTACAGTGAAAATTTCATCCTACTAAAGTACGTATAATGCCGAATCATGGCGTAACTTGGAAATGCAGAAATTGCCCGTGCTATTCAGGATGTGGACAACAAGTAAGCTAATTAGCATTCAAGTTGCATAATCTGGGCGCTCATGTTGCCCACCCCACAACATATTGAGAAAATTTTCATCTGCAAATTAGATGTGTTTAGCTTACCAATAGTGCGATCACCTACAGAAGCTTTGACTACGCAACAATATCCATCAATATGCCGTTTTGCGTCTACGCACTCCCCAACAAACTGAAGCAATCTTTAGGTTCACGGGAGCGGTCTTCGGGTTCACGGGAACGGTCTCCGGGTTCACGGGAACGGTCTCCGGGTTCATGGGAGCGGTTTTTGGGTTCACGGGAGCGGTCTCCGGGTTCACGGGAGCAGTCTCCGGGTTCACGGGAGCAGTCTCCGGGTTCACGGGAGCGGTCTCCGGGTTCACGGGAGCGGTCTCCAGGTTCACGGGAGCGGTTTTTGGGTTCACAGGAGCGGTCTCCAGGTTCACGGGAGCAGTCTCCGGGTTTACGGGAACGGTCTTCCTGAGTTTTCACGTCATGTGGAAAAGCCAACGGAAAACCTAACCCCCCAGCCCCCTTCCCTTGTAGGGAAGGGGGAGAAATCAAAGCCTCTCTCCTTGTAGGGGAGAGGTTTGGAGAGGGGTTTTCCAGATCCCGTGAAAAGTCAGAACGGTCTTTGGCTTCACGGGAGCAGTCTCCCTTAAAACTTTTATCGAAACAGAATTCAGGAGTCAGGAGGATTCTGACTCCTGTTAGCGGATAGCTAAGGTTTACCCATTCTGATACTATAAAAATCAACATCTATTGACATTCTCACCGACCTAAAGGCGCGGTGATTCTGGAGTAATAAGTAATAAGTAATAAGTAATGAGTAAATACCCATTTTTCATCCACTCATTACTCATTACTCCTTACTCATTACTTTAAAGCATTGTGTGAAGCACGGGGCTTCTCTACGAGACGCTTCGCGAACAGACCCAAATATGTGGTGATGAAATACCGGAAAATTACTGGTATCACCTCAAAAGTTGATTAGAAAAAATTGTGAGTTACCCTGAGCCGAAATGCAGTTTAAATAAGGCAAGCTAGCTCTATAAGTATCTTAAAGAAATAAATTTATGTCTCGTCTAAAACGCACATCCCGCATTTTAGAAAAAGCTCAGTTAAGATCTGCCGGATTAAAATCAATTGTTCCAAGCATCAAATTTGATGAAAATTCTAGTCTGGAAAAATTGATTGAGTCAATTGAGCAGTTACATAACAAACTTGATGTTTATAATACTGCTCTTTCTATGGTTGACTCTTCTAGAACTGAAATTGAAGAGATGGAAAAAAACTTGAGTCAGCTTTCTGAGAAAATGCTGATGGTGGTTGCTATCAAGTACGGCAAAGACAGCCGCGAATATGAGATGGCAGGTGGTGTCCGCAATAGCGATCGCATCCGCAAAATCAGGTCGAGCCGCTTGAAAAATGTTGCAGAACAAGCATCAGATGAGAATGCTAAAACTGTATAGTAGTGGTGCAGCCCAGTAAATTAAGCTTGCCGACTTATTTAGGAAACTCCAAGAAATCAATTATCCAATATAGCGTTTCCTAATCACATGAGGTACATCTTAGCCTCCTCTCGAAGAGCGGCTACGGTGTACACACATCTCTCTACAAAACCATAATGTTGTAGATCCTCCTAAATCCTCCTTAAAAAGGAGGACTTTGAGAGGTTTTTGCCCCCCTTTTTAAGGGGGGTTGGGCTGGGGGGGATCAAAAGCTTATGGGGCAACTCTTAAAGACTTGTGTGTACACCGTAGCGAAGAGCGGGGAGGGGGTTGGGGGTGGGGTTCTTGTACCTCACTCAACTGAAAACCGCTATATTGTGGGGTGGGCAACATGAGCGCCATATAAACTGGGCTCTCGTGTCGCCCACCCCACAGGAGTTAATTGGATATTTTTTTATTTGGAAGTCCCTTATTTTTACTCTTACACCTTCTCCTTGGCTGCTGGCACAATGCCAAACTTATTTAAACCTGCATCGATTTCCCTAAGTGCTTTAAAATCCTCTTCTGGTAAAGGATAGCTGCTACTACCGAACAAACCCCCACTGACAGCAGGCTGTTTTTCCAAAAAAGAGAAAGCTTGGCGAAACTGATGCGGTTTAGCTTTAATTGGTGAATCAAAATGGCAAGAAATAATTCGCTCGAAGTCCCAACTTGCAACTTTATCAGCCCAGTCAATGGTTTCTTGTGGTGCGCGGTTGAGAATCAACGTTTGTAAAATTGGTGCGACAAACAAACGCCCATCACCTCGCAGGGCATCAAACGATCGCTGCCAATCTGACTGCCATTTAAAGGGATATAATCCAAAATAAGCTTTCCTTGAGCGTTCTGGAGCTTTCAAGGCATCTTGCAATACCTGACTCCATTGGCGTATATCTAATGCCCTTGGTTGAAAATACAAAGCAAACAAACAGATGCGCTGCCAACCCTTACGGCGATTTGCCTGACTATCTACAACAATATCAGAAGCATAATCCTTGGCATGGAATAATAAAGGATATGAATCTAAGAGAACGATCGCAGGTGGATCTTCTGGGATCGAAAGTACAGAATCCGTGACTAATAGAGTATGCGATCGCTTGTGGAAAAAAGCAACTTCCGCAAACCTACCAGGGCTCAAGACGATGGGGCCCAGCATTGCATAATCAAACTCGTCAGCAAAGGGTGTTTTGCTACTATCTTCTGGAAGTACTTGAGTTCGTTTTGGGGGTAAGCCAAGCCAGCTAAGGGGAAGATTTAGCGGAAAACTCCACTGATGGGGAGCTACAAACACCTGTGCAGTCGGAAAGTATCTGGCGAAGGGGCCAACAAAAACTTTGTGTTCTATACCAGAGATAGTTGGCAGAATGATGTACTTAATGCTTCCATATTTCGCTACCAACTCATTCATAAGTCTGATGCACTCTGGGGTTGGTGCAACAGGCGCATAGACGAGCAGTCCGTCGGTTTCCAGCTTCACAACAGTCATGCGAATCGGGACAACAACGTAGAAAATGCCTTGAATCTGATCAAAATTCCAGATTGTGTCTTTAAGCACTTCTTGACGAATTGTCTGCCGCCTACCATAGGGGTAGAGTGGCACAACAGGCCATAATCCCCAGGAAAAATCCTTTGGATGAATCTGTTGTGTATTGACTATGCGTTCATCAGCCACTCTGCAACCCCCTCCAAATTCCCAATACTCAAATTGTTTTTAGCAAATTGTTGAGATAATAATACCAATTTGTAATTCGCAATACTTGCCAAAGGTAAGAAGTAAGCTACGTAATTAGTAATTCGTAATTAAGAGGGGTTATATTTAATCTGGATTTCCAGCTTTGCATCTGTAGATTTTTTTGCAAATGGTATTACCAAAAGGAGATGTTACGGCACTGGGGTTCTTTTTATGCGTCTTCATAAAGAATTGGTATAAATCGTAAAAACAATTAATCGGAGAACATCGTGAAAATAGCGATTATTGCTAAAACATTAATTACATCTATAGGTTTGCTAACTTTGTTTGCCCCCAGTCAAGCATCGGCTCAACTGATACCGCAACCTTGGGTTTCAGTCGGTGGAAAAGATGGTGATGTAACTTATGCTGTCGGAGCGAGGGCTTTGAATTTCGGGGTTGAAGTGGGAACTGGCCCTGATGGTGCTACGGGAGTTGATGTTTTAAAATTTATCAATTTGCCTGTAATTTCACCTTATGTAGGAGTTGGACTTTATTCAGAGGATAAAGGTGTTGCAGTTTCAGGTGGCGTTCAGGTAGGTGCTACTAATAACGTTTTTGTCGGTGCTGGTTACAATTCTATTCGTGGCTTTAATGGGCAACTGGGAATAAGATTTTAATTAATTCGTAATTCGTAATTCGTAAGGGACTTCCAGAAAATAAATTATCCAATTTACTCAGATAATATTTTTCTTTCTCCCCCTGCCCCCTGCCCCCCCGGTTACTGAGCTTGTCCTGAGCGTAGCCGAAGGGCGTAGTCGTTGGCGTGGTAACAGAGCGTAGTCGAAGTGCAGCCTCTCGTAGAGAAGTATGCTCCCCTGCCTAGACAGCGATGGGATATTTTTTTAGTTGGAAGTCCCTAATGACGTTCTCCCAACTTCATTATTAATTACAAATTAATTATGCAGGGGGAGTAATTGAAGTTGAGATTAGTTCTCTAACATCCTTTGCGGAATCTTGTTGTAATGCTGATGCCGCGATCGCTTCACTTTCAACTATACTTAAGCGAGCGATCGCTTGCTTCACTCCAGGTATACTTTGGGGATTGACGCTCAATTCATCCAGCCCTAAACCTAATAAAATTGGTGTTGCTAAAGTATCTGCTGCCAATTCTCCACATAATCCTACCGAAATCCCCGCTGCATGGGCAGCTTGGACAGTTTGTTGCAGCATTCGTAACACGGCTGGATTTAGCGCATCAACCAAATTTGCCACGCGGGGATTAGTGCGATCGCTAGCCATGACGTACTGACTCAGGTCGTTAGTACCTATACTAAAGAAGTCTACTTCAGCAGCTAATTGATCGGCGATCGCAACCGCTGAGGGAACCTCCACCATAATCCCCACTTTCATCGCTGCATCAAATGCGATACCAGCTTGAGTTAATTCAGCTTGCACTTCACCCAAAATTACCTTAGCTGCACGTATTTCAGTTACAGTAGCAATCATCGGCAACATGATCTTAATTTGGTGTCCCACACTAGCCCTCAAAATTGCCCGTAACTGAGTTTTGAAGAGTTCTGGACGATCTAAACAGAAACGAATTCCCCGCCAACCCAAAAAAGGGTTAGCTTCTGGAAACCCTACTCTGATATAGGGAAGCGGCTTATCACCACCGACATCGAGGGTACGAATAATTAGCGGACGATTATCTAAAACTTGAGCGATCGCCTGATACACTTCTAGTTGTTCTTCTTCAGTGGGGGCACTTGTCCTATCAAGATAAAGAAACTCTGTGCGGAGTAGTCCCACCCCTTCTGCACCGCTAGCCACCGCAACTTGCACATCACTAATACTACCAATGTTGGCAAAAACGCTAACTTGCCGACCATCATGAGTAATTGCTGGCTGATGTGCCGTAGCTCGTGCTTCCTGTTGGGCAGTTTGCCAAGCTGACTGCTTTGCTGCCAGTAAATCCAGGATATGTGATTCTGGTTCTACCCAAGCTTTGCCACTTTCACCATCAAGCGCCATTAGTGTACCATCTACCAAGTGCAACACCTGGGCATCCACTCCCAGAACTGCGGGAATACCCAATGTCCGGGCGATAATTGCGCTGTGAGATGTGGCACTGCCTAAAGTCGTACAAATACCCAACACCTTTGTCGGATCTAGTCCAGCGGTATCTGAGGGGGTTAAATCAGTCGCCACCAAAATGGCGGGTGACTCAAGATGCAGGTTAGCCGGAGCCTTCCCACCTAGTAATCGCAGCACTCTTCGCCCGACATCCACAACATCGTCAACGCGCTCTTGCAGATAAGAATCCTCAAGTGCGCGGTAGGAAGTCGCTACTTCATCGACTACAGCTTGCCAAGCGGCTTCAGCATTTATATGGTTGTCTAAAATGCGCTGATGAGCCGCTTCCAACAGTACTGGATCTTCTAAAAATAGTAGTTGGGCATCAAAGATGGCGGCTTCAGCATCACCAATTTGCAGAGATGCTTGGGAAAAAACTGCTTGAATTTCTTGTCGGGCAGTGTTGATCGCTGCCTGTAATCGTTGCCACTCTGCATCAGGATCGTTTACGTGGTATTCCGTAATAGAAATGTGGGTAGGTTGATAATGAACAACAGGTGCGATCGCTACTCCAGCGGAAGCTGCAATTCCCGAAAGTTCGCCGTGAGTTGTTGGTGTAACTTCATGGTGAAATGCTGGTGGAGAATTCAAAGTAACATTATCTTCACTCTCCGGGTTCGGCAGTCCCTCTTTGTTGGAACAATAAGACTGGGCTGCCTCACCAAAGTTATTTGCGAATAATCCCTGTAATGCCGCTAGCGCCTCATCTGCATCAGAACCAGTGGCAGTAATCACCAATTCGTGTCCTTGACGTACCCCTAAAGTTGTGACTTGGTTAATACTGTCACCCCTGACTAGCTCAGTATTTCTCGTTAAATTCCGTACCAGAATTTGAGATTGAAACCGGGCTGCGGTTGCCACAAACTGGGCGGCGGGGCGGGCGTGTAATCCTAAGCGATTGCTCACAAGCAGCCGGATTTCTCGCGTTGGGGATTCTATATTGGTTGTTATTGGGCTGACAACAGACAACGGCCTACTAACTACACCCAATTGAGTTGCTTTGGCGAGAAGTGCCCCGCGTGCTTCCGCCATAACTTGATGAATATCTCTACCAGCCGCCGCCGCCACCACAGCAGCGATCGCGCCTTCTACTAGAGGTGCTTCACACAAATACACTTTCTCCTGCTGTGCTTCTGGCAGAAACTCGATTGCCATTTCCGCACTCAGCAAAGCACTACCCAAATCCATCAACACCAAGACACCATCATCAGAAAAAACAGAAGCGATCGCCTCATAAACCTGAATCGGATCTGTACCCAATGGATTTTCCGGATCTTCAATACCTGCTGCAACAGCAATGGGAACTTGGTTCTGAACCATCTGCGCGGCGAGTTCCCGCACACCCAAAGCTAGTTGTCTACTGTGAGAAACGATAACAATTCCGATCCCTGCCACACCGTCAACCTTATTGAGAGGTTTGCGTTTAGCTAGTTATCCATTTCATTTTCTCATTCCGCACCGCTAAAAATAGCGCTAATCTTTATTACAATTGCAACTGCCCAAAAATATTCCGGTCTTTCCAGCTAAAAATACGAATAAAATAGCCTTCTTTTACGGAAATAGGTGGTTTCCACTCATAAACTCCATCGCTAGCAGTACGGGAAGAAATGTTTTGGATAAGTTTGTTCCCATCGTACAACTTAATCGAGACATCGCTGTCAAAATTATCCCGCCACAATATTAAAAAAGGTTGATCCTTCTTTGGAAGTACTTTATCAACTGGCTGACTAATTGAGATTTTGGCTAATACTTTTGCCGGATGATCGCTATATCGGTAAGTGACAATCGCATTTTTCACCACATCTTTGGGTCTGTTCGCGAAGCGTCTCGTAGAGAAGCCCTGTGCTTCACGCAATGCTTTAAAGTAATGAGTAAGGAGTAATGAGTAATGAGTAAGGAGTAATGAGTAATGAGTAAGGAGTAATGAGTAATGAGTAAGGAGTAATGAGTAATGAGTAATGAGTAAAAACTTATTACTTATTACTTCTTACTCATTAGTTTTCCCCGGCACTTGCGCAGGCTTTAAGAGGTGTGGTGAGAAATCCGGGAAAAGCTACTCAGAATCGGCAGCAAAAAAAGCAGTAAATTGATTAGAGCATTCATCGTCTTGCGATCGCAATTCCACAAAAAGTTGTTGTTACTACTTTAAGGCTAATGAGTTGTGATGCCTGCGGTAAATGCTCGCCCACGCATGACGGTATTTACTATAGGCGATTAAAATTCCGAACGCAGACATGATCCAACTTAGTCAAAAACACTTGCAAACCATCCGCACTCATGCCGAAAGCACCTACCCAGATGAGTGCTGTGGTATAATTTTGGGCTATCTGGCTAATGAGGGCAAAACTGTGGTAAAAGTCATGCCAACAGAAAATGCTTGGAATACAGAAGCGGCTGCTGAGTTTCCAGGGGGACGCACAACAGAAAGTAAAAGACGGCAATATACGATCGCACCCGAAGTTATGTTAAAAACACAAAGGGAAGCTCGCGATCGCTCATTGAATATTATCGGCATTTTTCACTCCCATCCAGATCATCCTGCTATACCCTCAGAATGCGATCGCCTATACGCTTGGCAGGGATACTCGTATATAATAGTTTCCGTCCAAAACGGCAAAGCTGGAGAACTAAAAAGTTGGAGCCTTGATGATACTCATCAGTTTCAAATAGAGGCAATTGAAAATATAAAATAACTGACTTGGTTTAAAGACAGTCATTCATCGCGGTTTTCGCCGCCACCACAAATGAAAATTCGTCTTTACCACTCCTATCTCTATATAAGATCCAGTTTTTCGATAGGATTAATATTCCGCTTTCCCACATCATAACTGCTATGCTCAATCCCAATCTGGACGAAATCCAGTTGACCAAAGACGATTACGAACGCTACTCCCGACACCTGATTTTACCGGAAGTAGGACTAGAAGGACAGAAGCGCCTGAAAGCCGCTAGTGTAATGTGTATCGGTACAGGTGGACTCGGTTCACCATTACTTTTATATTTGGCGGCGGCGGGTGTTGGACGCATCGGGATTGTCGATTTTGATGTTGTCGATACTTCTAATCTGCAACGCCAAGTAATTCACGGGACATCCTGGGTGGGTAAACCCAAGATTGAATCGGCAAAAAACCGCATTCACGAGATTAACCCCTATTGTCAGGTTGATTTATACGAAACTCGTCTGACTTCCGAAAACGCCCTAGAACTGATTCAACCTTACGATATCGTAGTGGATGGTACTGATAACTTCCCCACCAGATATCTAGTTAACGACGCCTGCGTATTGCTGAATAAGCCCAACGTCTACGGTTCAATTTTACGCTTTGAAGGGCAAGCTAGTGTATTTAATTACGAAGGTGGGCCAAATTATCGTGACCTTTTCCCAGAACCACCACCACCAGGGATGGTTCCTTCTTGTGCAGAAGGTGGCGTCTTAGGAATTTTGCCAGGAATTATTGGTTTAATCCAAGCAACCGAAACTGTTAAAATCATTCTCGGACAAGGCAACACTCTTAGCGGGCGATTGCTGCTATACAACGCCTTGGATATGAAATTTCGGGAGTTAAAGCTCCGTCCGAACCCGATTCGCCCAGTAATTGAAAAGCTGATAGACTACGAAGAATTCTGCGGGATTCCACAAGCTAAGGCAGAGGAGGCAAAACAGCAGATGGAAAGTCAAGAAATGACTGTCAAGGATTTGAAGGAATTGTTGGATAGCGGTGCGAAGGATTTTGTACTGCTAGATGTTCGCAACCCCCACGAGTACGACATTGCCAAGATTCCGGGTTCAGTGTTGGTTCCTTTACCAGACATTGAAAATGGGAATGGTGTTGCTAAGGTGAAGGAAATATTGAACGGCCACCGCTTAATTGCTCATTGTAAGATGGGCGGGCGATCGGCAAAAGCCCTAGCTATTCTCAAGGAAGCCGGGATTGTCGGGACGAATGTCAAAGGCGGAATTACCGCTTGGAGTAAAGAAATCGATACGTCAGTTCCGGAGTATTAACAAGAGAGGCAGGAGGCAGAAGGCACAAGGAAGGGTTAAAGGGGAAGGGTGAAAGGGGAAAGGAGAATATCTGTCCTTTTCCCTTTAACCTTTTCCCTTTCCCCTCTTCTTCTGCCGTGAGCAGAGCGAGTTTGCAGTTTAAATCCCCACTTCCCATCTGCTGATGACGTTTTTAGAATTAAAAGTTAAAAATTATTCTATTTTTAATTAATTAATTTTGGTACAGAGCTAACAATGATAGATAGCGTAATGTTAGCGAGGCCACGTACTCCTGCAAAGAAGCAAGCTAGGCGCAGCGTCTCGTAGAGAACGTCTTGAAATTTTTAATTAATAATTTTTAATTTTTAATTTTTAATTGGAGCGAAGCGACTTGACTATCTCGAAATCTCATTTCAATATTTTATGGGTGCAAGTTTGGGTGTTGGCAGCGGTGCAGGGAGCAATTACCCTCTCGTGGTTAATTTATAATATTTATTTGCCGCAACTTTTGACTCAGTTTGGTTTTCCGGCCTCATTGGCAGTTGGTTTGGTGCTAGTCGAAAATGCTTTAGGTGCGGTGCTGGAACCAGTGATGGGTGGACTTTCAGACCAAGCTAGACGCTGGGTAGGAACTCGGTTTCCTTTTATCTCAGTAGGTATGATTCTGGCATCGGCTTTGTTTATTGCCATACCATGCGTTGTAAGTTTGATCCCGCCCACTACCGTGATGCGATCGCTCTTACCTATAGTATTGGTAGCCTGGGCATTGGCAATGACAATATTTCGCTCTCCAGTCATGTGCCTATTAGGAATGTATTCGACACCATCCCAGTTACCTCTAGCAGTAAGTTTTGTCACTTTGGTAGGCGGTGCGATTGGGGCTTTTAGACCGATAAGCTACAAGTTTATTTTGAGCTTAGGGCCAGTTTATACCTTTGCGCTCGGTTCTTTTGTGATGCTGGGGGCGGCGGCTGTGTTGCGGTTAGTCAATCCTCCAGAAGCACCAGTGGATAGACACCAAGCAGAAATAGTAAAGTTGCCCTTACAGAAATTGGCGTTGATTTTAGGAACTGGTTTCGGTGTAGCGTGGGGTATCCGTTTTCTCATGGATGTCTTGGGTAAAGTGCTGAAAGCCCAACTGAATACTGATAATATTGATGTGCAAATGGTGTGGATTGGATTAGCGATCGCAATTGCCAGCATACCAGCAGGAATCTTCGCCGTCAAAATTGGTAATAGTCAAGCCATGCTTTGTGGAATCTGTGCAATCATTCCTTCGTTATTGATAATGATATCTCTGGGCGCACAAATTCCGATAATTGTAGTAATCGTTGCGAGCTTTAGTTTAATTGTCAACGGCGCAATTCCTTTTGCTTTAGGATTAGTACCCCAGCGCTGGGCGGGATTAGGAATTGGGATGTATTTTGGTGGGTTTGCTTTAGCGATGAGTTTGTTTGGCGTTATATTTCCCCAACCGCAACAGATAACACCTTTTTTTGGTGCTGTTGGAGGTGGATTAGCATTTTTCCTGGCTGGTGTTTGCATTGCGGTGAGTGGAATTTCTGAAACGCAGAGGAACGCAGAGGTTTAACGCAGAGGGACGCAAAGTTATCTTC
This portion of the Nostoc sp. GT001 genome encodes:
- the ptsP gene encoding phosphoenolpyruvate--protein phosphotransferase, translated to MAGIGIVIVSHSRQLALGVRELAAQMVQNQVPIAVAAGIEDPENPLGTDPIQVYEAIASVFSDDGVLVLMDLGSALLSAEMAIEFLPEAQQEKVYLCEAPLVEGAIAAVVAAAAGRDIHQVMAEARGALLAKATQLGVVSRPLSVVSPITTNIESPTREIRLLVSNRLGLHARPAAQFVATAARFQSQILVRNLTRNTELVRGDSINQVTTLGVRQGHELVITATGSDADEALAALQGLFANNFGEAAQSYCSNKEGLPNPESEDNVTLNSPPAFHHEVTPTTHGELSGIAASAGVAIAPVVHYQPTHISITEYHVNDPDAEWQRLQAAINTARQEIQAVFSQASLQIGDAEAAIFDAQLLFLEDPVLLEAAHQRILDNHINAEAAWQAVVDEVATSYRALEDSYLQERVDDVVDVGRRVLRLLGGKAPANLHLESPAILVATDLTPSDTAGLDPTKVLGICTTLGSATSHSAIIARTLGIPAVLGVDAQVLHLVDGTLMALDGESGKAWVEPESHILDLLAAKQSAWQTAQQEARATAHQPAITHDGRQVSVFANIGSISDVQVAVASGAEGVGLLRTEFLYLDRTSAPTEEEQLEVYQAIAQVLDNRPLIIRTLDVGGDKPLPYIRVGFPEANPFLGWRGIRFCLDRPELFKTQLRAILRASVGHQIKIMLPMIATVTEIRAAKVILGEVQAELTQAGIAFDAAMKVGIMVEVPSAVAIADQLAAEVDFFSIGTNDLSQYVMASDRTNPRVANLVDALNPAVLRMLQQTVQAAHAAGISVGLCGELAADTLATPILLGLGLDELSVNPQSIPGVKQAIARLSIVESEAIAASALQQDSAKDVRELISTSITPPA
- a CDS encoding DUF4336 domain-containing protein; its protein translation is MADERIVNTQQIHPKDFSWGLWPVVPLYPYGRRQTIRQEVLKDTIWNFDQIQGIFYVVVPIRMTVVKLETDGLLVYAPVAPTPECIRLMNELVAKYGSIKYIILPTISGIEHKVFVGPFARYFPTAQVFVAPHQWSFPLNLPLSWLGLPPKRTQVLPEDSSKTPFADEFDYAMLGPIVLSPGRFAEVAFFHKRSHTLLVTDSVLSIPEDPPAIVLLDSYPLLFHAKDYASDIVVDSQANRRKGWQRICLFALYFQPRALDIRQWSQVLQDALKAPERSRKAYFGLYPFKWQSDWQRSFDALRGDGRLFVAPILQTLILNRAPQETIDWADKVASWDFERIISCHFDSPIKAKPHQFRQAFSFLEKQPAVSGGLFGSSSYPLPEEDFKALREIDAGLNKFGIVPAAKEKV
- a CDS encoding MFS transporter, encoding MTISKSHFNILWVQVWVLAAVQGAITLSWLIYNIYLPQLLTQFGFPASLAVGLVLVENALGAVLEPVMGGLSDQARRWVGTRFPFISVGMILASALFIAIPCVVSLIPPTTVMRSLLPIVLVAWALAMTIFRSPVMCLLGMYSTPSQLPLAVSFVTLVGGAIGAFRPISYKFILSLGPVYTFALGSFVMLGAAAVLRLVNPPEAPVDRHQAEIVKLPLQKLALILGTGFGVAWGIRFLMDVLGKVLKAQLNTDNIDVQMVWIGLAIAIASIPAGIFAVKIGNSQAMLCGICAIIPSLLIMISLGAQIPIIVVIVASFSLIVNGAIPFALGLVPQRWAGLGIGMYFGGFALAMSLFGVIFPQPQQITPFFGAVGGGLAFFLAGVCIAVSGISETQRNAEV
- the moeB gene encoding molybdopterin-synthase adenylyltransferase MoeB; translated protein: MLNPNLDEIQLTKDDYERYSRHLILPEVGLEGQKRLKAASVMCIGTGGLGSPLLLYLAAAGVGRIGIVDFDVVDTSNLQRQVIHGTSWVGKPKIESAKNRIHEINPYCQVDLYETRLTSENALELIQPYDIVVDGTDNFPTRYLVNDACVLLNKPNVYGSILRFEGQASVFNYEGGPNYRDLFPEPPPPGMVPSCAEGGVLGILPGIIGLIQATETVKIILGQGNTLSGRLLLYNALDMKFRELKLRPNPIRPVIEKLIDYEEFCGIPQAKAEEAKQQMESQEMTVKDLKELLDSGAKDFVLLDVRNPHEYDIAKIPGSVLVPLPDIENGNGVAKVKEILNGHRLIAHCKMGGRSAKALAILKEAGIVGTNVKGGITAWSKEIDTSVPEY
- a CDS encoding M67 family metallopeptidase: MIQLSQKHLQTIRTHAESTYPDECCGIILGYLANEGKTVVKVMPTENAWNTEAAAEFPGGRTTESKRRQYTIAPEVMLKTQREARDRSLNIIGIFHSHPDHPAIPSECDRLYAWQGYSYIIVSVQNGKAGELKSWSLDDTHQFQIEAIENIK